A window of Haloarchaeobius salinus genomic DNA:
GTGCCTTCAGCCAGTTCATACGGACACACCCGGGCGCTGCCGACTTAACTCCCACCCATCGGGCCGGAACGGCGGCTTGAAGGCCCCGCGGCCGTCAGGTTCGGACATGACACTAGTGGTCGTCCTCGCCGAGCCCCCGCGCGAGGGCCTCGTCCTGTCCCGACTCGCCGAGACCTCGCCGCTGTCGCCGGCCGAGGCGGCGGACTGCTACGCGGCGATGCTCGCCGACACCGTCCTCGCCGCCGACCAGTCCGGCGGCGACGTCCTCGTGAACTACCGCGACGACAGCGACCTCCCCGACGGGTTCGTCGACCCCGACGAATCGGCGGCGGAGGCCGTCCGGTCCGTCGTCGCGGACGCCGTCGAGGACCCCGACGAGATCCGGTTCGAGGTGCAGGTCGGCTCGACCCGCGACGGGCGCGTCGGCAACACCGTCACCCACCTCCTGCGCGAGGAGGGCGAGCGGTCGGTGCTGGTGCTCGATGGCGATGTCCCCATGATCGGCCGGAAGGACATCGACAGCGCCGCGATGAAGCTCCGAACCGCCGACGTGGTCGTCGGTCCCGCCACCGACGGGCGCGTCTGGACCAGCGCGTTCTGCGAGCCCATCGACTTCGACGGGGCGTACGCCACCCCAGCCGTCGAGACGCTCGTCGACCGTGCCACCGACGCCGACCTCGACGTGGACTTCCTCCCGAGCTACCGCACCGTCGAGACCGGCGGCGACCTCGCCGACGTGGTGGCGCTGATCCGCGCCCGGGCGAAGGCCGGCCGTACCGTCCCGCGGTTCACCACCGAGTTCGTCCGCGACCACGGCCTCCACGTCGTCGACGGCGATGACGGCCCCGAGCTCGTGCGGGACTGACGCCGGCAACCGACAACTCTTAGGAGCCGAACGCAGAATCCCCGGACGAGGTGGGGTGGCAGAGCGGCCCATTGCGCCTGCCTTGAAAGCAGGTGGCGTCATGCCTCTTGGGTTCAAATCCCAACCCCACCGTCCTGCGACGAACTTTCGTGACGAGCGGACGGTTTCGGCTGGGATCCGTAAGGCATCTGGTTCATCTGTCGCGGCAGCCTACGTACTGCCATGAACAGAGCCACGAGGACCGTACTCGCCGGCGGCGCACTGGCGCTCGGCGGCTGGATCGCCTGGGGTGCCTACTCGTCGCGGTCGGCCGAGGAGGTCCCCTACGAACGGGTGCGCGAGCTCGACGGCGTCGAGATACGGCGCTACCCGCGGACGGTGCTCGTCGAGACGAGCGCGTCCGACCAGATGACCGCGTTCCGGCGGCTGTTCCGGTACATCTCGGGCGACAACGAGCGGCGGGACGAGATCTCGATGACGGCACCGGTGCGCTCGGACAGCGCGGCCCGCGAGTCCGTGTCGATGACGGCACCCGTCCGGTCCGACACCGACGGGGACGGCACGCGCATGGCGTTCTACCTCCCCGCCGAGTACGGCCCGGAGTCGGCTCCGGTGCCGACGGAGTCGACGGTCCGGCTGGTGGTCGAACCGCCGAAGACGGTCGCCGCCGTCCAGTTCTCGTGGTACGCGCCGGACTGGCGGGTCGAGCGGCTGGAGGAGCGGCTGCTCTCGACGCTCGCGGAGGCCGGCATCGAGCCGACCGGGGAGCCGTACCTGCTGCGGTACAACGACCCGTGGACGCCGCCGTTCATGCGCCGGAACGAGGTCGTGGTCGAGATCGCCGAGGCGGAGTGACCCGACCCACACGGTGACGGCCGGAGGTACAACCAAAGATTTACGCGACCGACCAACCACTGTTCTGATATGTCGAACGCAGTCGATGACGCCATCGTCCGCCGGGACCTGCTCACGTCCCTGGTGTTCGTCGGCGTCGGGTGGAGCGTCTCCACCATCGCATGGAGTCCCGACTGGGTGGCTATCGCCGCGGTGGTCGCGGCCGTCTCCTTCCTCCTCGGGGCTGCTGCGGACCGCAGCGATGCCGGTCTGTGGGTGCTCCTCGGGACGGGGACGGTCGTCGCCATCGCGCTGGTGCTGTCGACGCTGACGAACTCGCTCCCGGTGGCCACCATCGGCCCATCGATACTCGGCATCGCGGTCGGCACCGGGGTGAACCGGCTGCTGTTCGGGGTCATGAACCCCGTTCCGGGGCTCCGCCGGCGACGAGAGGCGACCGACTGACGGCGAACCGCTCACGACCCGCGAACTTTTGTCCACTGGCGTCGACATCTCCCGCATGGAACCCGAGAAGACACATCCAGCGGTCCGGCGGACGAAGCGGGTCGCGTGGCTGCTCGACGAGGCCATCAGGATCCCGGGCACGGACCGACGGATCGGACTGGACCCGATCCTGGGCCTGCTGCCGTTCATCGGCGACTTCGTCACCGCGTTCTTCTCGCTGTACATCGTCGTCGAGGCCATCGTGGCGGGCGTGAAGATGCGGACCATCGTCCGGATGCTCTTCAACATCGGGCTGGACGTCGTGCTCGGGAGCGTCCCGGTCGTCGGTGACATCTTCGACGCGACGTGGAAGGCGAACGTGAAGAACCGGAAGCTGCTGGAGCGGTCGCTCTCCTAATCCCAGGTCGTGTCGACGGTGAGCGCGCGCTCCAGCAGGTCGTCGTCGTCGTCGTAGGCCTCGGCCGTCTGGTCGGGATGGCGCTCGTCGATCGTCCGCACCGTCTCGACGGTGTTGACGAAGTTCTTGAACGTCGCCTCGTCGACCATCTGTCCCTCGACGGTGACCGCTCCCGTGCCCTCGGACTTGGCCTCCTGGAACGCCTCTATCTTCCGGACGTCGCGGGCCAGCTCGTCGCTCGTCGGCATGTGGATGCGGTTCGCCTGGATGGTCTGCTTGGGGTAGAGCGACCACGAGCCGTCGAGGCCGACGCGGGCCTCGCGCTCGACGTGGTCGGCGTAGCCGTCGCCGTTGTAGAACGTGACCCCGGCACGCTCGGTGAACAACCTATCGAAGGGTCCGCCGATGGCGACGAGGTCGTTCGCGCTGGCCTCGTTCGAGAGGTCCTCCAGCAGGCCGTCCCACCGCGGGCGCTCGCCGTCGAGCTCGCGGCCGCCGAGTTCGGCGGTGTAGTCGACGGGGCCGAAGACGAGCGCGTCGAGCCGCGAGTTCGCGCCGAACAGCGATATTTCGCGGAGGTCGGACTTCGCGGCCGCGGTC
This region includes:
- a CDS encoding TIGR04282 family arsenosugar biosynthesis glycosyltransferase → MTLVVVLAEPPREGLVLSRLAETSPLSPAEAADCYAAMLADTVLAADQSGGDVLVNYRDDSDLPDGFVDPDESAAEAVRSVVADAVEDPDEIRFEVQVGSTRDGRVGNTVTHLLREEGERSVLVLDGDVPMIGRKDIDSAAMKLRTADVVVGPATDGRVWTSAFCEPIDFDGAYATPAVETLVDRATDADLDVDFLPSYRTVETGGDLADVVALIRARAKAGRTVPRFTTEFVRDHGLHVVDGDDGPELVRD
- a CDS encoding DUF4112 domain-containing protein: MEPEKTHPAVRRTKRVAWLLDEAIRIPGTDRRIGLDPILGLLPFIGDFVTAFFSLYIVVEAIVAGVKMRTIVRMLFNIGLDVVLGSVPVVGDIFDATWKANVKNRKLLERSLS
- the citE gene encoding L-malyl-CoA/beta-methylmalyl-CoA lyase, which gives rise to MTDIARTFQTAPAAVPRDNTAKYLDSALDSEGFACPDWLVPDLEDGTAPDMKAEALANVVDRLPEHADAFPGEIWPRVQWAYDDATAREQGREEIRTLVDEVGEHVDGVVVPKVGRLEDVKEAAGVVADAEREFGFEDGAIGMAVIVETAAAKSDLREISLFGANSRLDALVFGPVDYTAELGGRELDGERPRWDGLLEDLSNEASANDLVAIGGPFDRLFTERAGVTFYNGDGYADHVEREARVGLDGSWSLYPKQTIQANRIHMPTSDELARDVRKIEAFQEAKSEGTGAVTVEGQMVDEATFKNFVNTVETVRTIDERHPDQTAEAYDDDDDLLERALTVDTTWD
- a CDS encoding SOUL family heme-binding protein, producing MNRATRTVLAGGALALGGWIAWGAYSSRSAEEVPYERVRELDGVEIRRYPRTVLVETSASDQMTAFRRLFRYISGDNERRDEISMTAPVRSDSAARESVSMTAPVRSDTDGDGTRMAFYLPAEYGPESAPVPTESTVRLVVEPPKTVAAVQFSWYAPDWRVERLEERLLSTLAEAGIEPTGEPYLLRYNDPWTPPFMRRNEVVVEIAEAE